The Limnospira fusiformis SAG 85.79 genomic interval CTTGTATTAGGTGCGGGGGTTTCTTCCTGACCGGGAATAATTTCTCCCTTAAACACCCAAACTTTGACACCGAGGATGCCGTAAATAGTGAGAGCGGTGCAGTAGGCATAGTCAATATCAGCTCGTAAGGTGTGTAGGGGAACACGACCTTCACGGGTCCACTCAGTCCGAGCAATTTCTGCTCCGTTCAAGCGGCCACTGACCTGGATTTTAATGCCTTCAATGCCAGCTTTTTGGGCGCGGGTAATAGCTTGGCGGACAACTCTACGGAAGGAAACCCGTTTTTCAAGTTGAGCGGCGATATTTTCAGCGATGAGGGTAGCATCAGCATCAACGCGGGACACTTCCACAACGTTAATGCGGATCTGGCGATTGCTGCCCAGTTCTTTCTGAAGTCCTTGGCGGAGGGAGTCAATTCCGGCACCACCACGACCAACTACCACACCCGGTCTAGCGGTTAGCACTTCCAGGTCAATTTGATCAGCTTTGCGTTCAATGCGAACATCTGAGATGCCAGCATTGCTGAGATTTTTCTGAATGTACTTACGGATGGTGTGGTCTTCCTGCAACAGTTGCGGATACTGACTAGCATCGGCAAACCAGCGAGATTTGTGTTCTTGGGTAACTCCAAGGCGGAAACCAATTGGATGTATTTTTTGTCCCATAGCAGCTTAATAATTTAGTCTGTACATAAAACGACCAGATAGGCGCTTATCCATGCAAGGTAAGGGTTTAATGCTTAACCCACTGACCCTGGGGAAGCTAGGAGTTGTTATTGGGCTTCCGCGACGGTCACGGTAATGTGACAGGTGGGTTTGCGAATGGGATAGGCTCGACCTTGGGCGCGAGGGCGGTAGCGTTTAAGGCTTGGTCCGGCATCGGCGAAGGCTTGGGAAACGATGAGAGTGGCGGGGTCTAAACCCTGGTTATGTTCAGCGTTAGCAACAGCCGATCGCAGAACTTTCAAGACAGGAGTACAGGCGCGGTAGGGCATAAACTCCAGGATAATCAGGGCTTCGCGATAGCTACGTCCGCGAATTTGATCAAGTACCCGCCGGACTTTTGATGGGGACATTCTGATGTAACGAGCGATCGCTTTTACTTCTGAGTTGGAACTAGCCATATCTTTCTCCTTGATTCGGGCGTGATGTAGGTGTGGTTTAGGGTCGCTCAACCCAGAAATTGTCAGGGCGCTTTGGACTTGGGCGGGTTTCTCAAAACACGCTTTGGGGAATTAAGGTTACGGGCAGAACCAGCCCCAGCCGCGTTTTTTCCGAAAATACCGCATAATCCGCCGCTACTCCACAGTCCTACAGGCGAACGAAGCGCCGCTTATCGGCGAGCTTTTTTATCACTTTTAGCGTGACCTCGGAATGTCCGAGTGGGAGCAAATTCTCCCAATTTATGTCCCACCATTTGTTCGTTAACAAATACAGGGACGTGCTGACGGCCGTTATGAACAGCGATAGTATGACCAACCATTTGGGGAACAATGGTGGAGGAGCGCGACCAAGTTTTGATCACTTCCTTACGATTGTCAGCGTTGAGTTTTTCGATTTTGACGAGCAGATGATCGGCCACAAATGGACCTTTTTTGAGCGATCGAGACATGGTATATGTTTAGGATTCCAATGGTGATCTAGGCTGTGGGCGGAGGCTACCCATTACCCTTTGGGCAGGGTAGGGGTGGGGGGCTTAGTCCGATTTTCTTTTGATGCCTTTACCAGGAATGCAGCCAGATAGCAGTCTGCAAGGCTTGGCGATTAGCTCTGACGGCCACCTTTGCCTCGTTTCGAGGATTTCCGACGACGGCGAACAATTAAAGCAGTGCTGCGTTTTTTCTTGTTTCTGGTTTTCGCTCCCAGGGCTGGTTTACCCCAAGGCGTAACCGGGCCACTGCGACCAATGGGGGCGCGTCCTTCACCACCACCGTGGGGGTGATCAACAGGGTTCATAACACTACCGCGCACGGTGGGACGTTTACCCAACCAGCGATTACGTCCAGCCTTACCAATGCTGATATTTCTGGCATCCACATTACCCACTTGTCCAATCGTCGCATAGCAACGGGCGGGGATTTTCCGTTGTTCACCAGATGGCAGTTTCAGGGTTACATAATCCCCTTCTTTAGCCATAATCTGAGCCGAGGCTCCGGCTGCTCTCACCATTTGTCCGCCTTTACCGGGAATCATTTCCACGTTGTGGATTGATGTACCCAAGGGAATGTGGGATAGGGGGAGAGCGTTACCCACTTCAATGGGGGCATCAGGTCCAGATATAACCACAGTCCCGACAGCCAAGCCTACAGGGTGGAGAATATAGCGTTTTTCGCCATCCACATAGTTAAGTAGGGCAATTCTGGCGTTACGGTTGGGGTCGTATTCAATCTCAGCGACTTTAGCGGGTACATTATGTTTATCCCGGCGAAAGTCAATAATCCGATATAGTTTTTTATGTCCACCACCTCTATGGCGACAGGTAATCACACCGCGATTATTACGACCTTTAAGGCGGTGTTTAGAGACGGTTAGGGATTTTTCCGGCTCGGATCTAGTAATTTCTGTAAATTCCGAGACAGTATGTTGGCGTGTGCTTGGGGTATAAGGTCGGTAAGAACGAATTGCCATATAGTCGATCCTATGTCTGTTTCTGTGGAAGTTAGAGATCTAGATTTCAGGATAGGGAAAGAAAACTCGATCGCCCTTCATGTCGGTGTTCAATAATTACCAGGGTAAAGGTGGGTTCTCGGTGCCGCTTTTTTTTGATAGTTATTCAGAAGGTGGCACACCCGCGTTTTACCCGACACCATTAAACTTCAGGGAAGAGGACTTTTCTCAAGGCTTCCCCATCTTCCAGGGTAACGATCGCTCTTTTATAGCGAGGTTTGTACCCGACGAAACGGCCGACCCTACGTCGTCGCCGGGGAGGATTCTGGGTATTAACACTCAAAACCTTAACTGGAAATAGCAGTTCAACTGCCGCCTTAATAGTTGGTTTATCCGCCCTAGGATCGACATCAAAAGTAAACTGATTCAACTCCATTTGAATTGTGGCTTTTTCAGTTACAATTGGTCGTCGGATCACATCAGCTAAATCACGGGTTTTAAACTCAGTCACCATAAACCTCCTGAATTTTCGCCAGGGCATTAGCAGTGGTTACTATTTTGTCTGCTGCCAGAACATCATAGACATTCAAGCTATCTGCCAGACAAATTCTAATTTTCGCCACATTCCGACCCGACAAATAGACGTTTTCTTGTTTTTCAGGTAGTACCAGCAGCACTTTAGCTTCTGGTGAAACTCCCCAACGTGCCAAAGCATCTGTCAAGTCTTTAGTTTTAGGACGTGGCAGTTGCGTCACAAATTCTTCCACCACCACGATATCCTCTGCCCTACTCTGAAACGCCGTTCTCAAAGCCAACCGACGTTCTTTGCGGTTCATTTTGACGCTGTAATCTCTCGGTTTTGGCCCAAAGATCACACCACCACCGCGCCATAGTGGAGAACGAATTGAACCTGCCCTTGCCCGTCCTGTTCCTTTTTGTCTCCAGGGTTTACGGCCACCGCCTCGCACTTCTGAGCGAGTTTTGGTGCTGGCTGTTCCCTGTCTGGCTGCCGCCTGCTGACGTACTAAGGCTCTATGGACGATGTGGGAGGCATTTTCTTCTTTAGCAACTTTTAGTTCCAGGGTAGTCTGTCCGACTTCTTCCCCTTCCCAGTTGCGAATTACACAGTCAACCATTTTTCCCCCTGTCTTCTCTCTACTTGCCACCCACCAGGTTGGCTGGTTTGATATTAAGCAAGCCACCGGGTTTGCCGGGGATTGATCCTTTAATTAGCAACAGGTTCCTTTCTAGGTCTATCCGCACGATAGTCAGCTTCCTAGTGGTAATCTGTTTCCCGCCATAACGTCCCGCCATTTTTTTGCCGGGATAAACGCGCCCTGGTGTGGTTCCGGGTCCGATGGAACCTGGTAGGCGGTGGTTTTTGGAACCGTGAGCCATTGGTCCACGTCGGAAGTTATTACGTTTTTGGTTTCCCGCAAAACCCCGACCCATGCTAATGCCCGTCACATCTACCATTTGTCCGAGTTCAAAGGTATCTACTTTGATTTCCTGACCTAGTTCAAAGTTATCGGTACTTTCTAGCCGATATTCTTTAAGGTGACGAACTAAGGGGCTGTTGGATTTGGTTAGGTGTCCCTGTTCAGCATGGCTGAGGTATTTATTAACCTCTTTGTCTGGGGATTTTCGGGTGTTTAATTTCCGGGTTTTGTTAGGAACTTCACCATAACCTAGCTGGATGGCCGTATAGCCATCGGTGGCTTCGGTCTTCACTTGGGTGATTGTGCATGGCCCGGCTTGAACTACGGTGACCGGAATCGCTTTTCCTGTCTCTGCGTCAAATACCTGAGTCATGCCTAGCTTGGTGCCGAGGATACCTACAGACACTTAAACTGGCCTCTCTTTTCTACGCATTACAATAGGGCGGAATTTTCCACTGACTAAATCATGGTTAACCCGCCAGTTAACGATGCTTGTGGCATCATAATTTAAACCCGATTTTGGGCAGGCAAACCGACCGTCTTTCCGGCTCAGGAGCAAGGATAGACGTGCTTGGTTGCCTGGAAGTATTTCAGGCTATCAACTTGTTTAAGCTGTTCCCAGACTGAAGCATAAGCCCCAGTGCGGCCCGATGTCGCTAGGACTTGAGCAGATATCTACTCAGTATCCGTTTCTGTTGCTCAGGGTCAAACTAGCATCAGGTTTGACCCAGTTTACTGTTGGCGCTTGGCAAGTTCGGCGAAGCTGCTGTAGCTTAAAGCCATTGATGTCTTATGAGAAGTTCTCGCTATAAGGTTGTATCTGCTTGGCAGATCCTATAGGTTAGCTATCCCTACTCCAACAGTTATGCTACAATTTGATCACGATTCTTGATTGTATGTGATATCTGTGCTTTCGTCAAGTCTATTTTTAACATTTATGATCTGGCTCTATGACGATCGCATTTTGGGGAATGATAGAAGGGGAGGTGCGTATCCCGAAGCCTTTGGGGAAAACAGCCGACCTTCTGCTGGGGGGGGATGCTATTTAAGGTTCGCCGATCTTGGCGACGGGTGAGCGCTAACTATCACCCCTAGTACAAGCTATCTTAGAGACCAAAGCGGCTTTGTGGGTAGCTTTGGGTAAGTCTTAACTATAAGGAACGCTGGCCATGAGTCAATTAACAGTTGTCGCGAGAATCAAAGCTAAAGCCGGAGTAGAAGAGACAGTTCATCAGGAGTTACTGAAACTAATTCCGCTGACTTTAGCTGAAAGTGGATGTCTAAATTATGATTTACATCGGTCGATTGATGATCCGACTTTATTTTTGTTCTATGAGAATTGGGAAAGTCGTTTGTTGTGGGAACAACACATGGCGACGGAGCATATTAAAATATTCCGGGAAAATACAGAAGGTTTCATCGAAAAGCTGGATATTGATTTATGGACGCTTGAGGGTAATCTAGGATGAAGTCGTTTAAATCTGTTTTGACTAGTTGTCTAATTCCAGCCATGGCTTTGCTGACGGGAAATGTCGCGATCGCTCAGACTGTGGAACCGGAGCAGTTGACCATTGCTGGCGATCGCACCACCAAACAAGTCCGCCAGCTTTATATTAGAACCGATAGCGCCGTCAGAGATTTACAGGTGCTTCCGTTTGACCTGAATGGAACTAATGGGGTATCGGTGTTTCCTGGGGCAGCCATCGCCGCCGGAGAAATACAGCCAATTCTGGGTAAGGCGAATGAGGTGATTGTACCCGTGGTGTTTAATTTACGCCAGGCGACTGATAGTGGTGAATTTGTGGGAACTGTGCGCCTAAGTTACTCTGGGGGACAACTGGCGATTCCGGTGACGTTAAGGGTTAAGGATCATTGGTTTTGTCCGCTGGTAGTGCTGGTATTTTGGACAGTATTAGGAATTCGCATCTCTGCTTATCGCGACCAAGGACGACCGAGAGATCAGATTTTGATGCGGGTAGGACAGGTTTATGCTCAGATGGAGGAAGACCCAGATCTTGAGAAGGCTAAGGCGTTTAAGGGTCGCATCAATGCTTATTTAGTTGAAGTGAAGATGGAACTTCAGGGGGAACGCTGGGAAGAGGCGGCGCTGATTATTGATCGCGCTGAGGGAACTTGGCGACGTTGGGTGATGGGAAGGTCTGATTGGTTGGCGCAGTTTGAATATAGCGATCGCCTCAAGCAGAAGTTAGAGGATTATGATGCTACCACTACCTTTGTGCGGATGGTAAGCTGGGATTTGGATGATGCTCTGAACACTGCGCCAGAGTTGGAAGGTCCGCCTCAATTGCGCGAGGAGTTGGAGGCGATCGCCAAACAAATTAACAGTTATGTTCCTTTAAAAAAGGATATTGAGGAACTACAAAAACGCCTCCCCGTTGAAACTGATGATGACCAAAAGCCTCTGGCTGCAATTATTCGCCAACTCGATCGCCAGGTTGACCGTTTAACCCCCATGGAGTTACAAAAAGATGAAACTGTCGGTCGTCAGTTAGAACAGCTAAAGGTTCAGGTAGATGAACAAAGTCTGGCTGAGTCGGATTTGGTTTCTAAAGGATTAGGATTTATGTCCGGTTTGTCTTTAGTGGCTCTCCCTCCGGCTACTCATTACAACGCTTCTTGGAGTGAACAAGCAGCCTCGGCTAATTTGCGGATTAGAGCCTTTGTTTGGAGGAGTTATCTGTTGGCGGTGGTGCTATTAGCCGTAGCCGGTTTTACTGAGTTATATGTGGCAAATTCGACTTTTGGCGCTAACCGTTCTCGGGACTATTTTACTCTCATGGCTTGGGGTATTGGGGCGGAAGCGACCAGGGATGCGATCGCTAAGGTGGTTCAGAGTTGGGGTTTACCCGGCTTGAAGTCTTAGGAGTTACTCAATTAGTGGATCCGGGGCAATTTTATCGTAAATTTAGTACCTTCATTTAGGGTACTAACTACGCTAATTTCGCCCCCATGAGCCTCGACAATTTGTTGGGCGA includes:
- a CDS encoding 50S ribosomal protein L23, translating into MVTEFKTRDLADVIRRPIVTEKATIQMELNQFTFDVDPRADKPTIKAAVELLFPVKVLSVNTQNPPRRRRRVGRFVGYKPRYKRAIVTLEDGEALRKVLFPEV
- the rpsC gene encoding 30S ribosomal protein S3; protein product: MGQKIHPIGFRLGVTQEHKSRWFADASQYPQLLQEDHTIRKYIQKNLSNAGISDVRIERKADQIDLEVLTARPGVVVGRGGAGIDSLRQGLQKELGSNRQIRINVVEVSRVDADATLIAENIAAQLEKRVSFRRVVRQAITRAQKAGIEGIKIQVSGRLNGAEIARTEWTREGRVPLHTLRADIDYAYCTALTIYGILGVKVWVFKGEIIPGQEETPAPNTRAPKSRRTPRRQKYDDRSSDT
- the rplV gene encoding 50S ribosomal protein L22; this encodes MASSNSEVKAIARYIRMSPSKVRRVLDQIRGRSYREALIILEFMPYRACTPVLKVLRSAVANAEHNQGLDPATLIVSQAFADAGPSLKRYRPRAQGRAYPIRKPTCHITVTVAEAQ
- the rplD gene encoding 50S ribosomal protein L4 — protein: MVDCVIRNWEGEEVGQTTLELKVAKEENASHIVHRALVRQQAAARQGTASTKTRSEVRGGGRKPWRQKGTGRARAGSIRSPLWRGGGVIFGPKPRDYSVKMNRKERRLALRTAFQSRAEDIVVVEEFVTQLPRPKTKDLTDALARWGVSPEAKVLLVLPEKQENVYLSGRNVAKIRICLADSLNVYDVLAADKIVTTANALAKIQEVYGD
- the rplB gene encoding 50S ribosomal protein L2 gives rise to the protein MAIRSYRPYTPSTRQHTVSEFTEITRSEPEKSLTVSKHRLKGRNNRGVITCRHRGGGHKKLYRIIDFRRDKHNVPAKVAEIEYDPNRNARIALLNYVDGEKRYILHPVGLAVGTVVISGPDAPIEVGNALPLSHIPLGTSIHNVEMIPGKGGQMVRAAGASAQIMAKEGDYVTLKLPSGEQRKIPARCYATIGQVGNVDARNISIGKAGRNRWLGKRPTVRGSVMNPVDHPHGGGEGRAPIGRSGPVTPWGKPALGAKTRNKKKRSTALIVRRRRKSSKRGKGGRQS
- the rpsS gene encoding 30S ribosomal protein S19, encoding MSRSLKKGPFVADHLLVKIEKLNADNRKEVIKTWSRSSTIVPQMVGHTIAVHNGRQHVPVFVNEQMVGHKLGEFAPTRTFRGHAKSDKKARR
- the rplC gene encoding 50S ribosomal protein L3, translating into MSVGILGTKLGMTQVFDAETGKAIPVTVVQAGPCTITQVKTEATDGYTAIQLGYGEVPNKTRKLNTRKSPDKEVNKYLSHAEQGHLTKSNSPLVRHLKEYRLESTDNFELGQEIKVDTFELGQMVDVTGISMGRGFAGNQKRNNFRRGPMAHGSKNHRLPGSIGPGTTPGRVYPGKKMAGRYGGKQITTRKLTIVRIDLERNLLLIKGSIPGKPGGLLNIKPANLVGGK
- a CDS encoding putative quinol monooxygenase; this encodes MSQLTVVARIKAKAGVEETVHQELLKLIPLTLAESGCLNYDLHRSIDDPTLFLFYENWESRLLWEQHMATEHIKIFRENTEGFIEKLDIDLWTLEGNLG